The following coding sequences lie in one Nerophis lumbriciformis linkage group LG02, RoL_Nlum_v2.1, whole genome shotgun sequence genomic window:
- the LOC140679503 gene encoding uncharacterized protein, with protein MDHASLSKDEADTNPSARKVKDESNVILLEGSEDTPNKKNKDKFDAQSVEAQNCSLHILTGNATEESDTSPRQYENKFDASPVNNQEENDALTNEDKENTGAQMGKDKVGTTDPTGQAGDVSDMASGRVEDLSDASTVEDKEDTGREEDWSSVLTGNNQEKSDTSTRKVDNSQTLSNENGSHALIERCNENCDVHLENDEDMSDAPLLTDETDFNPPAGKVIETSNVAVVEGKEDTPNKKDKEEAHAQTGEAQNWSHSLTGNAAEESETPSRKYEKEFDASTVNDKDENNAFTKQDDKDTDAQTGKDKVGKNYPTGQAEEVSSERDEKWSNASTVKDKTDSDALTTKDEDEEYSDAQTRKDKEASHATVERDRENCNVETETDEEGSDILKYEEEYYPAAGTVNQESEVKGKEDTGGPIKNDDNESDASTVKDKKDTGRDEDWSSALTGNNQEKFDISTTKVDKSQTLSNEDCSHALIERCNENCDVKLKNDEDVSDTPLLTDETDFNPPAGKVIETSNVALVEGKEDIPNKKDKEESHAQTGEVAAGIVNQESEVEGKQDTGGPIKNDDNESDAQTGEDEEWSVVAKERDEEVCGAAPTKDKEWTEATIGQNEEVSDSPGGNIAMGCNTPKRRDEEGSGNTLTKAEECYDINNGNVTDTQNRKDEKDPDIPTIKDKVESVTPTRNNEIYFNPSTSKEEFNALHGKDKGPENEPNTSLRKDECSNDPTRKERNNVVPVKDTEKSDTLTRNLVKESNPPTRREEKDSDDQRIKEEEGCEFATGKDEQGPYATFGSDTVIGNIVKDAPTRVEEKYFDVQPAKVANQSDTQTAKEEGDSDVQTRNDGDECDGGGVDKVFDVTCGTDKDKYCSKPVKDEENLKNLPGKVKVESYTPFLKDEEWSDGPNRSSREDCSSRNYKEKSDDPTEINEKVFDTQSRAFKDTFYSLPVKNEEDSNSSSGKLEVVSDTSFRKYEEGSDNPKYVTPILTDKGFDAALIKEENRTDAPDEGFEVRSDTASGTCEENYLPPVKENSYSPTSNNDKEPDVLLGKNNEESDSPTIQQQLLQVLQSVSSGHNITVLQEVMDTLQSALVGDTHALASIKEESSEETALTQLPSQAFVSNMEELSSVQDYLECVGKLQDHADVLHDVKKDLLTLETSGGNLEELQIQIEEFQALGSQISILSSVLTADMEKAKLLLHAADGNIPTQIYQDLASIYMDLEHEFTAVAQMHGEMSQSLFQAMETRKAHLGSTYQKHLADLEGLADLIQKNLDMGDVDCNVCDVEELECWIQKSKEAERCLHQEAKLKLDDVTFDVQSFISEHALFLSPAQSRCLLRLLSSTQRAFRDQKDRLVALRCTLDVLFLTKEREEQEKVCLWICCAQFICWQFGMDLVLKCKSVKRGLLITLFFYTTVHDRLFYCEMSLYDIFISFFQYLMACFSMLL; from the exons ATGGATCATGCCTCACTTTCCAAAGATGAAGCTGATACTAATCCCTCTGCTAGAAAAGTTAAAGATGAGTCTAATGTCATATTGCTGGAAGGAAGTGAGGATACTCCAAATAAGAAAAACAAAGATAAATTTGATGCTCAATCGGTAGAGGCTCAAAATTGTTCACTTCATATTCTGACTGGAAATGCTACAGAAGAGTCAGATACCTCTCCTAGACAATATGAAAATAAGTTTGATGCCTCACCTGTAAATAATCAAGAGGAAAATGATGCTCTAACTAACGAAGATAAAGAGAACACTGGTGCTCAAATGGGAAAAGACAAAGTAGGGACAACTGACCCAACTGGACAAGCTGGAGATGTGTCTGATATGGCATCTGGAAGAGTTGAAGATTTATCTGATGCCTCAACTGTAGAAGATAAAGAAGACACTGGAAGAGAGGAAGATTGGTCTTCTGTCCTGACTGGTAATAATCAGGAGAAGTCTGATACCTCAACTAGAAAAGTTGATAACTCTCAAACTTTAAGCAATGAAAATGGTTCCCATGCTTTAATTGAAAGATGTAATGAGAACTGTGATGTCCATCTTGAAAATGATGAAGACATGTCTGACGCCCCACTTCTAACAGATGAAACCGATTTTAATCCCCCTGCAGGAAAAGTAATAGAAACATCAAATGTCGCAGTTGTTGAAGGAAAAGAAGATACTCCAAATAAGAAAGACAAGGAAGAGGCTCATGCTCAAACTGGAGAGGCTCAAAACTGGTCTCATAGCCTAACTGGAAATGCTGCAGAAGAGTCAGAAACCCCATCTAGAAAATATGAAAAAGAGTTTGATGCCTCAACTGTAAATGATAAAGATGAAAATAATGCTTTTACTAAACAAGATGACAAAGACACCGATGCTCAAACGGGAAAAGACAAAGTAGGGAAAAACTACCCAACTGGACAAGCTGAAGAGGTGTCATCTGAAAGAGATGAAAAGTGGTCTAATGCCTCaactgttaaagataaaacagacTCTGATGCCTTAACTAcaaaagatgaagatgaagagTACTCTGACGCTCAAACTAGAAAAGATAAAGAGGCGTCTCATGCCACAGTTGAAAGAGATAGAGAGAACTGTAATGTCGAGACTGAAACTGATGAAGAGGGATCTGATATTTTAAAGTATGAGGAAGAGTATTACCCTGCAGCTGGAACAGTTAACCAGGAGTCTGAAGTAAAAGGAAAAGAGGATACTGGTGGTCCAATTAAAAACGATGACAATGAATCTGATGCCTCAACTGTAAAAGATAAAAAAGACACTGGAAGAGATGAAGATTGGTCTTCTGCCCTGACTGGTAATAATCAGGAGAAGTTTGATATCTCAACTACAAAAGTTGACAAATCTCAAACTTTAAGCAATGAAGATTGTTCCCATGCTTTAATTGAAAGATGTAATGAGAACTGTGATGTCAAGCTCAAAAATGATGAAGACGTGTCTGACACCCCACTTCTAACAGATGAAACCGATTTTAATCCCCCTGCTGGAAAAGTAATAGAAACATCAAATGTCGCACTTGTTGAAGGAAAAGAAGATATTCCAAATAAGAAAGACAAAGAAGAGTCTCATGCTCAAACTGGAGAGGTTGCAGCTGGAATAGTTAACCAGGAGTCTGAAGTAGAAGGAAAACAGGATACTGGTGGTCCAATTAAAAACGATGACAATGAATCTGATGCTCAGACTGGAGAGGATGAAGAGTGGTCTGTGGTTGCAAAAGA AAGAGATGAAGAAGTCTGTGGCGCTGCACCTACAAAAGACAAAGAGTGGACTGAAGCTACAATTGGACAAAATGAAGAGGTGTCGGATTCCCCAGGTGGAAACATTGCAATGGGATGTAATACCCCAAAGAGAAGAGATGAAGAAGGCTCTGGTAATACACTAACAAAAGCTGAAGAGTGCTATGACATCAATAATGGAAATGTTACTGATACCCAAAATAGAAAAGATGAAAAAGATCCTGATATACCAACCATAAAAGATAAAGTGGAGTCTGTTACCCCAACTAGGAACAATGAAATATACTTTAACCCTTCAACGAGCAAAGAGGAGTTCAATGCCCTACATGGCAAAGATAAAGGCCCTGAAAATGAGCCTAATACCTCACTGCGGAAAGATGAGTGTTCTAATGACCCAACTAGAAAAGAAAGAAATAATGTTGTACCTGTAAAAGATACGGAGAAGTCTGATACTCTGACTAGAAACCTTGTCAAAGAGTCCAATCCCCCAACTAGAAGGGAGGAAAAAGACTCAGATGATCAACGTATAAAGGAGGAAGAGGGGTGTGAATTCGCAACTGGAAAAGATGAACAGGGACCTTATGCTACATTTGGATCTGACACCGTGATTGGAAACATTGTGAAAGATGCCCCAACTAGAGTAGAAGAAAAATACTTTGATGTGCAACCTGCAAAAGTTGCAAATCAGTCTGATACCCAAACTGCAAAAGAGGAAGGGGACTCTGACGTTCAAACTAGAAATGATGGAGATGAGTGTGATGGAGGAGGAGTTGACAAGGTTTTTGATGTTACATGTGGAACAGATAAAGATAAATATTGTTCTAAACCTGTGAAAGATGAAGAAAACTTGAAAAACTTACCTGGTAAAGTTAAAGTCGAGTCATATACCCCATTTTTAAAAGATGAAGAGTGGTCTGATGGCCCTAATAGAAGCAGTAGGGAAGACTGTAGCTCTAGAAATTACAAAGAGAAGTCTGATGACCCCACTGAAATTAACGAAAAGGTGTTTGATACTCAAAGCAGAGCATTTAAGGATACATTTTATTCCCTACCTGTAAAAAATGAAGAGGATTCAAATTCCTCATCTGGAAAACTTGAGGTGGTGTCTGATACCTCATTCAGAAAATATGAAGAGGGGTCTGACAACCCAAAGTATGTTACCCCAATTCTAACAGATAAGGGGTTTGATGCCGCCCTCATAAAAGAAGAAAACAGGACTGATGCTCCAGATGAAGGATTTGAAGTACGGTCTGATACAGCAAGTGGAACATGTGAGGAGAACTACCTTCCACCTGTAAAAGAAAATTCATATAGTCCAACCAGCAACAACGACAAGGAGCCCGATGTTTTACTTGGGAAAAATAATGAGGAATCTGATTCTCCAACTATCCAGCAACAGCTTTTGCAGGTACTCCAGAGTGTCTCCTCAGGCCACAACATCACTGTGCTCCAGGAAGTGATGGATACCCTACAAAGTGCTCTTGTGGGTGACACCCACGCCTTGGCAAGCATCAAGGAGGAGAGCTCAGAGGAGACTGCGCTGACACAATTACCTTCTCAAGCCTTTGTCAGCAATATGGAAGAG CTCTCCTCCGTCCAGGATTACCTGGAGTGTGTTGGTAAACTCCAAGATCATGCGGATGTTTTACATGATGTCAAAAAAGACCTTTTAACTCTGGAAACAAGTGGTGGCAACTTGGAGGAATTACAGATCCAAATAGAGGAGTTTCAG GCCCTAGGATCCCAAATTTCAATTCTATCTAGTGTTTTGACAGCAGACATGGAAAAAGCCAAACTTCTCCTACATGCTGCTGATGGCAACATTCCCACACAAATTTATCAGGATCTGGCTTCGATTTACATGGATTTGGAGCACGAGTTCACTGCCGTTGCTCAAATGCATGGCGAAATGAGTCAATCGTTGTTTCAAGCAATGGAAACTAGAAAG GCACATTTGGGATCAACGTACCAGAAACATCTCGCTGATCTTGAAGGTCTAGCAGACCTCATCCAAAAAAACTTAGACATGGGGGATGTGGATTGCAATGTATGTGATGTGGAAGAACTGGAATGTTGGATACAGAAAAGCAAG GAAGCCGAACGTTGTCTACACCAGGAGGCCAAGCTCAAACTGGACGACGTCACATTTGATGTCCAGAGTTTTATTTCCGAGCACGCTCTCTTCTTGAGTCCGGCTCAGAGTCGTTGCCTCCTTAGGCTCCTCAGCAGCACCCAGCGAGCCTTTAGGGACCAGAAGGACAGACTTGTCGCCTTGAGGTGCACCTTAGATGTCCTGTTTCTCACCAAGGAAAGGGAAGAGCAGGAGAAGGTCTGCTTGTGGATATGCTGCGCACAATTCATATGTTGGCAGTTTGGCATGGATCTTGTACTAAAATGCAAGTCGGTAAAAAGAGGCTTACTCATTACGTTGTTTTTTTATACCACTGTCCATGACAGactattttattgtgaaatgtcACTATATGATATTTTCATTTCTTTCTTTCAGTACCTAATGGCATGCTTCTCTATGTTACTATAA
- the LOC133604709 gene encoding plectin-like: MPTLQKEDIPNRFKQCGMEMIHSQTTVKNPIPQKHMYLPKETEIKPLERTKIVKSQGYIALCEPTEYPSEHKGSIYITRTYQLKENPEAKDAPEKRATVNRENLDLLNSTTLTVSDLKRSTTILNLIRYKLLDEEILRKLEMGLTTIDKVQEFIAPYVSKPTAIAGVYVESSRKKASFQEAVEKGFLAKTYALEFLETQAATGSLTDLTTGQFYSVDEALERGIIEEALKVKLIEAEKAFTGFVHAGKRLAVFQAMEEMILERRIGKKILEVQIATGGVINPEAGVRMPPSVAIDHGFLNKETFQVLYDPVRNPRGFHYPDTGQKAYYSEILKGSLYDIDGGVLLLPLGDRHLTHSSPTSSHRVSVVSSSSGIEMSAYEAFKKKYINKHTYLFLSQQESEWQEMSVDVANKGVRHFICDVKNARNLCLESALSQRFLEASELERYGDGLLSINEMADIIFSRMVVVEDVNSPIAGLWDLTQKKRLSVLQGFQQGFIDRTTALRLLEAQACTGGICDPFSGEKLTVKDALTRGLLNDKFAHPLQQYEQAFNGIIHPKTAKPLSIPQAIQENLLPKDIGTCCLEFQLLTGGLIHPDTHDRVPLDEVLQRGLVDKATALAIKDKGSHFKSLSCPKTKRRITFKEALDRCTYDCHTGLRLLEATKAQGFGSLSTIHHGMWKSKQ, translated from the coding sequence ATGCCAACACTGCAGAAAGAAGACATCCCTAATAGGTTTAAACAATGTGGAATGGAAATGATCCATAGTCAGACAACTGTGAAAAATCCAATACCTCAAAAGCACATGTACCTGCCAAAGGAAACTGAAATTAAACCGCTTGAGCGAACTAAGATCGTTAAAAGTCAGGGATACATTGCCTTGTGTGAACCCACAGAGTACCCGTCCGAGCATAAAGGCAGCATTTATATTACCAGAACTTATCAGCTCAAAGAAAACCCTGAAGCAAAAGATGCACCAGAGAAACGTGCTACCGTCAATAGGGAGAACCTGGACTTGTTAAATTCAACAACACTGACTGTCTCTGATCTTAAAAGAAGCACAACAATTCTAAACCTTATCAGATACAAGTTATTGGATGAAGAGATCCTCCGTAAATTAGAAATGGGCCTTACTACGATAGATAAGGTGCAAGAATTCATTGCGCCATATGTCAGCAAACCGACTGCCATTGCTGGAGTTTATGTGGAGTCCAGTAGGAAAAAGGCTTCCTTCCAAGAGGCCGTTGAGAAGGGCTTCTTAGCAAAGACCTACGCTTTGGAATTTCTAGAGACTCAGGCAGCAACTGGAAGCCTCACTGATCTAACTACAGGGCAGTTTTACTCTGTGGATGAGGCTCTTGAGAGAGGAATCATAGAAGAAGCCTTAAAGGTTAAACTGATAGAGGCTGAGAAAGCTTTTACTGGCTTTGTACATGCTGGTAAAAGACTGGCTGTGTTCCAGGCGATGGAGGAGATGATTCTTGAGCGACGTATAGGCAAGAAGATCCTTGAGGTACAGATTGCTACCGGAGGAGTGATCAACCCAGAGGCTGGTGTCAGAATGCCACCTAGCGTTGCTATTGATCATGGCTTCTTAAACAAGGAGACCTTTCAAGTTCTGTATGATCCTGTCCGAAACCCCAGAGGTTTTCACTACCCTGATACTGGACAGAAAGCATACTACTCAGAAATACTGAAGGGGAGTCTTTACGATATCGATGGCGGTGTCTTACTTCTTCCGCTAGGGGACAGACACCTAACACATAGTTCTCCGACAAGTTCTCACCGGGTGTCTGTTGTCAGCAGCAGCAGTGGCATTGAGATGTCCGCTTATGAAGCATTTAAGAAGAAATATATCAATAAGCACACCTATCTATTTCTGTCACAACAAGAGAGCGAATGGCAGGAGATGTCTGTAGATGTTGCCAATAAAGGAGTGCGCCACTTCATCTGTGATGTCAAAAATGCCAGAAACCTATGTCTAGAGTCAGCTCTCAGTCAGAGATTTCTGGAAGCGTCTGAGCTTGAACGTTACGGGGATGGCCTTCTTAGCATCAATGAGATGGCAGACATCATATTTTCCAGAATGGTCGTTGTGGAGGATGTCAACAGCCCCATTGCTGGTCTATGGGACCTCACCCAGAAGAAGAGGTTGTCTGTTTTGCAGGGTTTTCAACAGGGCTTCATTGACAGGACAACTGCCTTGAGATTGCTGGAGGCTCAGGCCTGTACTGGAGGGATCTGTGATCCCTTCTCTGGGGAGAAACTTACAGTCAAAGATGCACTTACTAGAGGGCTTTTAAATGACAAGTTTGCTCATCCACTTCAACAGTATGAGCAGGCATTCAATGGCATCATTCACCCCAAGACGGCAAAGCCTTTGTCAATACCCCAGGCTATCCAGGAAAACCTCTTACCAAAAGATATCGGGACTTGCTGTCTTGAGTTCCAGCTTCTGACTGGTGGACTCATACACCCTGACACTCATGACAGAGTCCCTCTAGATGAAGTCCTTCAGAGGGGCCTTGTTGACAAAGCCACTGCCCTAGCAATCAAAGACAAGGGGTCCCATTTCAAAAGCCTCTCTTGTCCAAAAACCAAGAGACGAATAACATtcaaagaagcactggacagatGCACATATGACTGCCACACTGGGTTAAGATTACTGGAGGCTACTAAGGCTCAAGGTTTTGGATCCTTATCAACCATACATCACGGAATGTGGAAGTCTAAACAATAA